Proteins encoded in a region of the Pelmatolapia mariae isolate MD_Pm_ZW linkage group LG16_19, Pm_UMD_F_2, whole genome shotgun sequence genome:
- the heg1 gene encoding protein HEG isoform X1 has product METWFLNHVLGLSLLVLHLGLLGPLRAGTPSNNSTNAATPGLDDSAATDEVRSVENSATSNSYSSETLTPSQRNLLLRHAAETHAATAGNFGTDQTQSITETSSGSIETANPLSTEPRTSNFVTATEASSSSSSNSNSRDWKDMTYTDKAPGISYVVSEEDRTQVFTEKGHILQDNPDTTLQMGDATASHTDVLTDSTYTTTSRAGERTLLSVTSSSSNSTSSAFTEDSNSRQPPSTWGISPKSTETENYTHSAPSTGITGRDVTDSFKGVFSETGSPASSSGTQSFTGHPNATQQQHTLTSEEPSDSTSSIRVTEPSTDQSQVSFSSTPPFTSPAGGPSNISGTEQGLGSSSGASTEFSTGDHSSSTQSGTEGLSSQTREGNVDLGLTAVPSTVSSSTSETNQSLTDMPPLGTSVFLTTSPATVTERSQITEENPTISTAFSTTTTTTTSTEAITTPPLVPTSSARLTSTMTSSPLQSPTSGTVLYSSSSTVASTLAAQPTQRAPPRNTEGPVTGMSDPTNVTTLQIETSTGTHRDTTAHSQSITTTYTHSTPTKSTEALHTTRNQTDRGPTELVVTTPPPDFQHTSPPPPPPPGNPCVPNPCNNEGRCMVDEPDEFRCSCQQGWEGRTCNKDIDECKQEPCPKGSTCINTNGSFSCECPLGFDLEDGRTCSRAKTFLCTISVNGSLHNSDIQREIIELLNVSLSVIRGYRRSTVTKQSPPHREKDGVSIMVANTFSISANVTTTEVNNIIQMSLKNCSSALAHCQVVLKYKLTYHVESLCAAQNTQCDKERSSCTDTSGIAYCQCREGYYKHNPDDLSCLECGDGYKLENGTCVPCMFGFGGFNCGNFYKLIAVVVSPAGGALLLILIIALIVTCCKKDKNDINKIIFKSGDLQMSPYADFPKNNRISMEWGRETIEMQENGSTKNLLQMTDIYYSPALRNSDLDRNGLYPFPGLPGSRHSCIYPAQWNPSFISDDSRRRDYF; this is encoded by the exons ATGGAAACGTGGTTTTTGAATCACGTCCTCGGTTTGTCTCTTCTGGTCCTCCATCTGGGTCTGCTGGGGCCCCTCCGGGCTGGGACCCCCAGTAACAACAGCACGAATGCGGCAACTCCAGGACTGGATGACTCGGCGGCCACGGATGAAGTCAGAAGCGTGGAAAACAGCGCAACTTCAAATTCATACTCCAGCGAGACTTTAACACCATCACAGAGAAACCTCCTGCTCAGGCACGCTGCAGAAACTCACGCTGCTACTGCTGGAAACTTCG GCACAGACCAGACACAGTCCATTACAGAAACAAGCAGTGGGTCTATAGAGACTGCAAATCCACTGTCTACTGAGCCACGTACCTCCAACTTTGTAACTGCCACTgaggccagcagcagcagcagcagcaacagcaacagcagggACTGGAAGGACATGACTTACACAGACAAGGCGCCAGGTATCTCTTATGTTGTGTCAGAGGAGGATAGGACCCAGGTGTTTACAGAGAAGGGCCACATACTCCAAGACAACCCAGACACTACTCTCCAAATGGGGGATGCCACAGCCTCCCACACAGACGTCCTCACTGACAGCACCTACACCACCACCAGCCGAGCTGGGGAGAGGACCTTGCTGTCTGTTACCTCCTCCTCCAGCAACAGCACCTCATCTGCCTTTACAGAAGACTCCAACTCCCGTCAGCCTCCTTCCACTTGGGGTATTTCTCCCAAGTCGACAGAGACTGAGAACTACACCCACAGTGCCCCGTCCACAGGGATTACTGGAAGGGACGTGACTGACTCGTTCAAAGGGGTGTTTTCAGAGACTGGGAGCCCAGCGAGTTCCAGTGGAACCCAGAGTTTTACTGGACATCCCAATGCCACCCAACAACAGCACACGTTGACATCAGAGGAGCCGTCCGACTCAACGTCATCTATCAGGGTGACAGAGCCCAGCACTGATCAATCTCAAGTGTCATTTTCCTCTACACCTCCTTTCACCTCACCTGCAGGAGGTCCCTCCAACATTTCAGGAACAGAGCAAGGCTTGGGCTCTAGTTCTGGAGCTTCTACAGAGTTTTCAACTGGAGATCACAGTTCCAGCACTCAGAGTGGCACTGAGGGGCTTTCATCCCAGACCAGAGAGGGAAATGTCGACTTGGGTCTGACTGCAGTGCCCTCTACTGTCAGTAGTAGTACATCTGAAACGAATCAGTCTCTGACAGATATGCCACCACTGGGTACTAGCGTCTTCCTCACCACCTCACCTGCCACTGTTACAGAAAg ATCGCAGATAACAGAAGAAAACCCTACCATATCAACTGCTTtcagcaccaccaccaccaccacaacctCCACCGAGGCTATTACCACACCTCCTCTAGTTCCAACTTCATCCGCAAGGCTGACTAGCACCATGACTAGCTCACCTCTACAGTCTCCTACCAGTGGCACTGTCCTATACAGTTCGTCCTCCACGGTAGCCTCCACCCTGGCAGCGCAACCGACCCAACGTGCGCCACCCAGGAACACGGAGGGCCCCGTGACTGGGATGTCTGACCCCACTAATGTCACCACACTGCAGATCGAAACGAGCACGGGAACTCACAGAGACACCACAGCTCACAGCCAGTCCATCACTACAACCTACACCCACAGTACCCCAACCAAGAGTACGGAAGCTCTGCACACCACCAGGAATCAGACAGACAGAGGTCCTACAGAGCTGGTGGTCACAACACCGCCCCCTGATTTTCAGCACACCagtccaccaccaccaccacctccag GAAACCCCTGTGTGCCTAACCCTTGTAACAATGAAGGGAGGTGTATGGTTGATGAACCGGATGAGTTCAGGTGTAGCTGTCAGCAAGGATGGGAGGGACGGACCTGCAACAAGG ATATTGATGAGTGTAAGCAAGAACCCTGCCCCAAAGGCTCCACATGCATTAACACGAATGGCTCATTCAGCTGTGAATGCCCGCTGGGCTTTGACCTTGAAGATGGACGCACATGTAGCCGAG CTAAGACGTTTCTCTGCACTATCAGTGTCAACGGATCACTACATAACTCTGATATCCAAAGAGAGATCATCGAGCTG CTCAATGTTTCACTTTCTGTCATCCGAGGTTACAGGCGCTCAACAGTGACCAAGCA ATCTCCTCCCCATAGAGAGAAGGATggtgttagtatcatggttgctaacACGTTTTCCATCTCCGCTAATGTGACAACCACTGAGGTCAACAACATCATCCAGATGTCTCTCAAAAACTGCAGCTCCGCATTAGCCCACTGCCAGGTGGTCCTGAAATACAAGCTCACTTACCACG TGGAGAGTCTTTGTGCGGCTCAGAATACCCAGTGTGATAAAGAGCGCTCCAGCTGCACGGACACCAGTGGTATCGCGTACTGCCAGTGCCGTGAAGGATACTACAAACACAATCCTGACGATTTGTCCTGCTTAG AATGTGGAGATGGCTACAAACTAGAAAATGGCACCTGTGTCCC gtGCATGTTTGGTTTTGGAGGATTCAACTGTGGAAATT TTTACAAGCTGATTGCAGTGGTAGTGTCACCTGCAGGGGGCGCCCTGCTCCTCATCCTTATCATTGCCCTCATTGTCACTTGCTGCAA GAAAGACAAAAATGACATCAATAAGATCATCTTTAAAAGTGGAGACTTGCAGATGTCCCCGTACGCAGACTTCCCTAAAAATAACCGGATATCCATGGAGTGGGGGAGAGAGACAATAGAGATGCAAGAGAACGGCAGCACAAAAAACCTGCTACAGATGACTGATATCTACTACTCT CCTGCCTTGCGTAACTCAGACCTGGACAGAAATGGCCTGTACCCCTTCCCGGGTCTCCCAGGCTCTCGCCATTCATGCATCTACCCAGCCCAGTGGAACCCATCTTTCATCAGTGATGATTCAAGGAGAAGAGACTACTTCTGA
- the heg1 gene encoding protein HEG isoform X2, protein METWFLNHVLGLSLLVLHLGLLGPLRAGTPSNNSTNAATPGLDDSAATDEVRSVENSATSNSYSSETLTPSQRNLLLRHAAETHAATAGNFGTDQTQSITETSSGSIETANPLSTEPRTSNFVTATEASSSSSSNSNSRDWKDMTYTDKAPGISYVVSEEDRTQVFTEKGHILQDNPDTTLQMGDATASHTDVLTDSTYTTTSRAGERTLLSVTSSSSNSTSSAFTEDSNSRQPPSTWGISPKSTETENYTHSAPSTGITGRDVTDSFKGVFSETGSPASSSGTQSFTGHPNATQQQHTLTSEEPSDSTSSIRVTEPSTDQSQVSFSSTPPFTSPAGGPSNISGTEQGLGSSSGASTEFSTGDHSSSTQSGTEGLSSQTREGNVDLGLTAVPSTVSSSTSETNQSLTDMPPLGTSVFLTTSPATVTERSQITEENPTISTAFSTTTTTTTSTEAITTPPLVPTSSARLTSTMTSSPLQSPTSGTVLYSSSSTVASTLAAQPTQRAPPRNTEGPVTGMSDPTNVTTLQIETSTGTHRDTTAHSQSITTTYTHSTPTKSTEALHTTRNQTDRGPTELVVTTPPPDFQHTSPPPPPPPGNPCVPNPCNNEGRCMVDEPDEFRCSCQQGWEGRTCNKDIDECKQEPCPKGSTCINTNGSFSCECPLGFDLEDGRTCSRAKTFLCTISVNGSLHNSDIQREIIELLNVSLSVIRGYRRSTVTKQEKDGVSIMVANTFSISANVTTTEVNNIIQMSLKNCSSALAHCQVVLKYKLTYHVESLCAAQNTQCDKERSSCTDTSGIAYCQCREGYYKHNPDDLSCLECGDGYKLENGTCVPCMFGFGGFNCGNFYKLIAVVVSPAGGALLLILIIALIVTCCKKDKNDINKIIFKSGDLQMSPYADFPKNNRISMEWGRETIEMQENGSTKNLLQMTDIYYSPALRNSDLDRNGLYPFPGLPGSRHSCIYPAQWNPSFISDDSRRRDYF, encoded by the exons ATGGAAACGTGGTTTTTGAATCACGTCCTCGGTTTGTCTCTTCTGGTCCTCCATCTGGGTCTGCTGGGGCCCCTCCGGGCTGGGACCCCCAGTAACAACAGCACGAATGCGGCAACTCCAGGACTGGATGACTCGGCGGCCACGGATGAAGTCAGAAGCGTGGAAAACAGCGCAACTTCAAATTCATACTCCAGCGAGACTTTAACACCATCACAGAGAAACCTCCTGCTCAGGCACGCTGCAGAAACTCACGCTGCTACTGCTGGAAACTTCG GCACAGACCAGACACAGTCCATTACAGAAACAAGCAGTGGGTCTATAGAGACTGCAAATCCACTGTCTACTGAGCCACGTACCTCCAACTTTGTAACTGCCACTgaggccagcagcagcagcagcagcaacagcaacagcagggACTGGAAGGACATGACTTACACAGACAAGGCGCCAGGTATCTCTTATGTTGTGTCAGAGGAGGATAGGACCCAGGTGTTTACAGAGAAGGGCCACATACTCCAAGACAACCCAGACACTACTCTCCAAATGGGGGATGCCACAGCCTCCCACACAGACGTCCTCACTGACAGCACCTACACCACCACCAGCCGAGCTGGGGAGAGGACCTTGCTGTCTGTTACCTCCTCCTCCAGCAACAGCACCTCATCTGCCTTTACAGAAGACTCCAACTCCCGTCAGCCTCCTTCCACTTGGGGTATTTCTCCCAAGTCGACAGAGACTGAGAACTACACCCACAGTGCCCCGTCCACAGGGATTACTGGAAGGGACGTGACTGACTCGTTCAAAGGGGTGTTTTCAGAGACTGGGAGCCCAGCGAGTTCCAGTGGAACCCAGAGTTTTACTGGACATCCCAATGCCACCCAACAACAGCACACGTTGACATCAGAGGAGCCGTCCGACTCAACGTCATCTATCAGGGTGACAGAGCCCAGCACTGATCAATCTCAAGTGTCATTTTCCTCTACACCTCCTTTCACCTCACCTGCAGGAGGTCCCTCCAACATTTCAGGAACAGAGCAAGGCTTGGGCTCTAGTTCTGGAGCTTCTACAGAGTTTTCAACTGGAGATCACAGTTCCAGCACTCAGAGTGGCACTGAGGGGCTTTCATCCCAGACCAGAGAGGGAAATGTCGACTTGGGTCTGACTGCAGTGCCCTCTACTGTCAGTAGTAGTACATCTGAAACGAATCAGTCTCTGACAGATATGCCACCACTGGGTACTAGCGTCTTCCTCACCACCTCACCTGCCACTGTTACAGAAAg ATCGCAGATAACAGAAGAAAACCCTACCATATCAACTGCTTtcagcaccaccaccaccaccacaacctCCACCGAGGCTATTACCACACCTCCTCTAGTTCCAACTTCATCCGCAAGGCTGACTAGCACCATGACTAGCTCACCTCTACAGTCTCCTACCAGTGGCACTGTCCTATACAGTTCGTCCTCCACGGTAGCCTCCACCCTGGCAGCGCAACCGACCCAACGTGCGCCACCCAGGAACACGGAGGGCCCCGTGACTGGGATGTCTGACCCCACTAATGTCACCACACTGCAGATCGAAACGAGCACGGGAACTCACAGAGACACCACAGCTCACAGCCAGTCCATCACTACAACCTACACCCACAGTACCCCAACCAAGAGTACGGAAGCTCTGCACACCACCAGGAATCAGACAGACAGAGGTCCTACAGAGCTGGTGGTCACAACACCGCCCCCTGATTTTCAGCACACCagtccaccaccaccaccacctccag GAAACCCCTGTGTGCCTAACCCTTGTAACAATGAAGGGAGGTGTATGGTTGATGAACCGGATGAGTTCAGGTGTAGCTGTCAGCAAGGATGGGAGGGACGGACCTGCAACAAGG ATATTGATGAGTGTAAGCAAGAACCCTGCCCCAAAGGCTCCACATGCATTAACACGAATGGCTCATTCAGCTGTGAATGCCCGCTGGGCTTTGACCTTGAAGATGGACGCACATGTAGCCGAG CTAAGACGTTTCTCTGCACTATCAGTGTCAACGGATCACTACATAACTCTGATATCCAAAGAGAGATCATCGAGCTG CTCAATGTTTCACTTTCTGTCATCCGAGGTTACAGGCGCTCAACAGTGACCAAGCA AGAGAAGGATggtgttagtatcatggttgctaacACGTTTTCCATCTCCGCTAATGTGACAACCACTGAGGTCAACAACATCATCCAGATGTCTCTCAAAAACTGCAGCTCCGCATTAGCCCACTGCCAGGTGGTCCTGAAATACAAGCTCACTTACCACG TGGAGAGTCTTTGTGCGGCTCAGAATACCCAGTGTGATAAAGAGCGCTCCAGCTGCACGGACACCAGTGGTATCGCGTACTGCCAGTGCCGTGAAGGATACTACAAACACAATCCTGACGATTTGTCCTGCTTAG AATGTGGAGATGGCTACAAACTAGAAAATGGCACCTGTGTCCC gtGCATGTTTGGTTTTGGAGGATTCAACTGTGGAAATT TTTACAAGCTGATTGCAGTGGTAGTGTCACCTGCAGGGGGCGCCCTGCTCCTCATCCTTATCATTGCCCTCATTGTCACTTGCTGCAA GAAAGACAAAAATGACATCAATAAGATCATCTTTAAAAGTGGAGACTTGCAGATGTCCCCGTACGCAGACTTCCCTAAAAATAACCGGATATCCATGGAGTGGGGGAGAGAGACAATAGAGATGCAAGAGAACGGCAGCACAAAAAACCTGCTACAGATGACTGATATCTACTACTCT CCTGCCTTGCGTAACTCAGACCTGGACAGAAATGGCCTGTACCCCTTCCCGGGTCTCCCAGGCTCTCGCCATTCATGCATCTACCCAGCCCAGTGGAACCCATCTTTCATCAGTGATGATTCAAGGAGAAGAGACTACTTCTGA